A portion of the Microlunatus phosphovorus NM-1 genome contains these proteins:
- a CDS encoding TolB-like translocation protein codes for MDRGQIIVRDWGDAADGFRVYDGKRPEALPEGLATPETIWPGPPGRLWVTTYRGEVPTTRLTDLEGRPADADRGPSSYPADAVQTDGRGGLILSSSGGYYVMTPNGPRRLTRGEVLAVGTSAILITDCDDRLRCSRYLLDRDTGVRRRIGPAPVNDNESGVMSRDGRYAVLRNWARSGSAELRILDLRTGDVLTRIADSRGYGDVSSLLWLPDDRLVGILDGSLFLYDPTDGKVTKPDLHLEGIQQLGLRAPT; via the coding sequence GTGGACCGCGGTCAAATCATCGTCCGGGATTGGGGCGACGCTGCCGACGGCTTCCGGGTGTACGACGGCAAACGGCCTGAGGCCCTGCCCGAAGGACTGGCAACGCCGGAGACCATCTGGCCCGGACCGCCCGGCCGGTTGTGGGTCACCACGTATCGGGGCGAGGTTCCGACCACTCGGCTGACCGACCTGGAGGGCCGACCGGCCGACGCCGATCGGGGTCCGTCGTCCTACCCGGCCGATGCTGTCCAGACCGACGGTCGCGGTGGGCTGATCTTGTCCAGTTCCGGCGGCTACTACGTCATGACACCCAACGGTCCGCGGCGGCTCACCCGCGGTGAGGTCTTGGCCGTCGGTACGTCCGCGATTCTCATCACCGACTGCGACGACAGATTGCGCTGCAGCCGGTACCTCCTCGACCGCGACACCGGCGTACGGCGGCGGATCGGGCCCGCTCCGGTCAACGACAACGAGAGCGGCGTCATGTCCCGCGATGGTCGCTATGCGGTGCTGCGGAATTGGGCGCGGTCCGGATCAGCCGAACTGCGGATTCTGGACCTTCGGACCGGTGACGTCCTCACCCGCATTGCGGATTCGCGAGGGTACGGCGACGTGAGCTCCCTGCTGTGGCTTCCCGACGATCGGCTCGTCGGCATCCTTGATGGAAGCCTGTTCCTCTACGACCCCACCGACGGCAAGGTCACGAAGCCCGATCTGCACCTCGAGGGCATCCAGCAGCTAGGCCTTCGCGCGCCGACGTGA
- a CDS encoding GNAT family N-acetyltransferase encodes MTVPLHVPCWIESDGVEVWLVAGPGRGRIPDLVEAERVASASARLGAVLAANADADDPERVGQLMSSGYRRVFSMVELERDTAPLATVSAPGSIVAVTDNDADAMHQLTTVVWAGRPFFAMPTLESYRSWVRNADPRLMLLAWHDAALIGYVAVKEDPTRVEVVDIQVHPHHQRRGVATALLAQVVQEARHRCSPRVWLETEGDDPVGARRFYEQLGFRLAAEHLRFRKPADTTADPAAGLPVLAERGAG; translated from the coding sequence ATGACTGTGCCACTGCACGTACCGTGCTGGATCGAGTCGGATGGCGTTGAGGTCTGGCTCGTCGCCGGTCCTGGCCGGGGTCGGATTCCAGATCTTGTCGAGGCTGAACGTGTCGCCTCGGCCAGTGCCCGTCTGGGTGCCGTCCTGGCTGCGAACGCGGATGCCGACGACCCGGAGCGGGTCGGACAGCTGATGTCATCCGGTTACCGCCGGGTGTTCTCCATGGTCGAACTCGAGCGCGACACCGCACCCCTGGCCACCGTCTCAGCGCCGGGATCGATCGTCGCCGTGACGGACAACGACGCCGACGCGATGCACCAACTGACAACAGTGGTCTGGGCAGGGCGGCCCTTCTTCGCGATGCCAACTCTGGAGTCGTACCGCAGCTGGGTGCGAAACGCCGATCCTCGGCTGATGCTGCTCGCCTGGCATGACGCGGCGCTGATCGGCTACGTCGCCGTCAAAGAGGACCCCACCCGAGTGGAGGTCGTCGATATCCAGGTGCACCCACACCACCAGCGCCGCGGGGTCGCGACTGCTCTGTTGGCGCAGGTAGTGCAAGAGGCCCGACATCGCTGCAGCCCCCGCGTGTGGCTGGAGACGGAGGGGGACGACCCGGTCGGCGCGAGACGGTTTTACGAGCAACTCGGCTTTCGCCTCGCTGCCGAGCACCTCAGATTTCGCAAGCCCGCGGATACCACCGCAGACCCGGCGGCGGGACTCCCGGTCCTAGCAGAGCGAGGCGCCGGCTAA
- a CDS encoding DUF6247 family protein, producing MILGLLPDQHHAQFLRKYAIAIEQARRPEQYRMLQALLQLWRLRAVAYSDPACASRLGSAGAATADDVPAERLFPGWPG from the coding sequence GTGATCTTGGGCCTCCTTCCCGACCAGCACCACGCGCAGTTCTTGCGGAAGTACGCCATCGCCATCGAGCAGGCGAGACGGCCAGAGCAATATCGGATGCTCCAGGCGTTGCTTCAGCTGTGGCGACTTCGAGCGGTCGCCTACAGCGACCCTGCGTGCGCGTCCCGGCTTGGCTCGGCGGGCGCGGCAACAGCCGACGACGTACCGGCCGAGCGGCTCTTTCCCGGCTGGCCGGGGTGA
- a CDS encoding biotin/lipoyl-containing protein: MSSVIEVKVPDIGDYQNLPVIEVVVKIGDTVDKDDPLITLESDNMMIEVPSSAAGMIKEIKTKVGDNVSEGSLILVLDALDATPVSTYSGQLS; this comes from the coding sequence ATGAGTTCCGTAATCGAAGTCAAGGTGCCGGATATCGGCGACTACCAAAATCTACCGGTGATCGAAGTCGTCGTCAAGATTGGTGACACCGTCGATAAAGACGATCCTCTAATTACCCTTGAGTCGGACAACATGATGATCGAGGTGCCAAGCTCCGCCGCGGGAATGATCAAGGAAATTAAGACCAAGGTCGGCGATAACGTATCGGAGGGTTCTCTCATCCTCGTGTTGGACGCGTTGGACGCTACACCTGTCTCGACCTACTCAGGTCAGCTGAGTTAG
- a CDS encoding GNAT family N-acetyltransferase, which produces MSFQSQGGASARATAVIDVVAYDPGWPNAATGTNGLRGAGCGGVIVCMATELSIPDPSELDDVVGTLRSWQRDEAPIQLHPGDLGWHWRFGADELASTVRTWSRNGEICAIGFLDGPDVLRMTVAPEVWLDDELAHDVVTDLSAPERGVLPAGKVSVEVPDSTRIQDLLSEYAWTAGDPWTPLHLGLTGRVAQTDPRIEVVDSAEQVSECTAVHRSAWGSEGFTDEQWYAMADGSPFAEARCLLGRDDQGIAVATVTVWAAGPGRPGLLEPLGVHANHRRRGYGAAICMAAAAALRELGSSSALVCTPSSLQSAVRTYEAAGFETRSERLDRTRDATTKPLLP; this is translated from the coding sequence GTGAGCTTCCAATCCCAGGGCGGCGCATCAGCCCGAGCCACGGCAGTGATCGACGTGGTCGCGTACGATCCCGGTTGGCCGAATGCGGCGACCGGAACAAATGGGCTGCGTGGAGCGGGCTGCGGTGGTGTGATCGTTTGCATGGCCACCGAGTTGAGCATTCCGGACCCCAGCGAGCTTGACGATGTCGTGGGCACCCTCCGCAGCTGGCAGCGCGACGAAGCTCCGATCCAGCTGCACCCAGGAGACCTCGGCTGGCACTGGCGGTTCGGTGCAGATGAGCTGGCGAGTACGGTGCGAACCTGGAGTCGGAACGGTGAGATCTGTGCGATCGGATTCCTGGACGGCCCGGATGTGCTGCGCATGACTGTTGCACCCGAGGTCTGGCTTGACGACGAACTGGCCCACGACGTGGTAACAGATCTGTCCGCCCCCGAGCGCGGCGTCCTGCCCGCCGGAAAGGTGTCGGTCGAGGTGCCCGACAGCACCCGAATCCAGGACCTGCTCTCGGAGTATGCATGGACTGCGGGCGATCCGTGGACGCCGTTGCACTTAGGGCTGACCGGACGTGTGGCCCAGACGGATCCGCGGATCGAGGTGGTCGATTCCGCCGAGCAGGTATCTGAGTGCACGGCGGTCCATCGGTCGGCTTGGGGATCTGAGGGTTTCACCGACGAGCAGTGGTACGCGATGGCGGACGGGTCACCCTTCGCCGAGGCTCGGTGTCTGCTCGGACGTGACGACCAGGGCATCGCGGTGGCCACGGTGACAGTCTGGGCGGCCGGACCGGGCAGACCGGGTCTGCTCGAGCCGCTGGGCGTGCACGCCAACCATCGACGGCGCGGATACGGTGCGGCAATCTGCATGGCTGCGGCCGCGGCGCTTCGGGAGCTGGGCTCGTCGAGCGCGCTCGTCTGCACGCCGAGCTCGCTTCAGAGCGCTGTCAGGACCTACGAGGCGGCAGGGTTCGAAACACGCTCCGAGCGTCTGGACCGGACGCGCGACGCCACGACCAAGCCTCTACTGCCGTAG
- a CDS encoding class I SAM-dependent methyltransferase yields MDMAEIYSKTFWSLFEDLDSSLNPVGPDQLYDVADDYLRVGHRILDVGCRDARHLIELVRRYDAYGIGVDPVPWHVQRAQTAVEEASLTDRITIRCGVAENLAEAPASVDVIWCRDVIEVLPDLPTALTQMRRVLRADGHLIAYTNVLHGPIDPVETASIHEPLGNVVANLVEGDLEAGFDAAGFVVVRKHVIGTEWREYIEERNQVVSHELLRLARLRRSRDCVIERYGQDAYRTAEASLQWGLHQFLGRFVPVIYVLAGASLC; encoded by the coding sequence ATGGATATGGCCGAGATCTACAGCAAGACCTTCTGGAGTCTGTTCGAAGATCTCGACTCGAGTCTCAACCCGGTCGGGCCCGATCAGCTCTACGACGTCGCCGATGACTACCTTCGCGTCGGCCACCGAATCCTTGATGTTGGCTGTCGAGACGCGCGTCACTTGATCGAGCTGGTCCGCCGCTACGACGCGTACGGAATCGGCGTGGACCCGGTGCCGTGGCATGTCCAGCGAGCCCAGACCGCAGTGGAGGAAGCCAGCCTGACCGACCGGATCACGATCCGATGTGGAGTCGCCGAGAACCTGGCCGAGGCGCCGGCCAGCGTCGATGTCATCTGGTGCCGCGATGTGATCGAGGTACTGCCCGACCTCCCGACCGCCCTGACTCAGATGCGCCGAGTGCTCCGCGCGGACGGACACTTGATCGCCTACACCAATGTCCTGCACGGACCCATCGACCCTGTCGAGACGGCCTCGATCCATGAACCCCTCGGCAACGTCGTGGCCAATCTCGTCGAGGGCGACCTCGAAGCCGGTTTCGATGCAGCGGGCTTCGTGGTCGTCAGGAAGCATGTCATCGGCACCGAATGGCGTGAGTACATCGAGGAACGAAACCAGGTCGTATCGCACGAACTGCTGCGTCTGGCTCGGCTGCGCCGCAGCCGAGACTGTGTCATCGAGCGCTATGGTCAGGACGCCTACCGCACGGCCGAGGCCAGTCTGCAATGGGGACTCCATCAGTTCCTCGGCCGATTTGTGCCGGTGATCTACGTCTTAGCCGGCGCCTCGCTCTGCTAG